AGGCGCTGGTAAACGGCAGGGTCATGAGCACGCGCCAGCCAAAAATCTGCTCTCCATCGAGGGGCGCGAGCAGGGGCGCGAGGTAGTACAAGGCGCCAAACAGCACCGATGCGAGCAGGGAAGCGGCCAAGCCTTGGAGCACGGGTTTTCTTTCTTTTTTCTCTTTTGAACGGCAGCAATTGTCCGGTGGCTTGGGGAGCTGGCTCCAAAACCCACGATCAGCCCCCTTGCGCTCGTGGGTGGCTGGCCTATAATCGCGTAAAAAGCACGGTCGTTCGTTTTTGGTGTGCTGCAGAAAATGTCACCCAGGTGGCAGATTTTGCTGCAGTGCGGCATAGAATGTTCCAGTTTACGTAAACGTCAATTCAACAACCCTTTAAACCCCTAGGAGCCGCTGCCATGAAGGTTTTGGTCGCAGTCAAGCGCGTGGTGGACTACAACGTGAAAGTCCGCGTGAATTCGGACAACACGGGCGTGGACATCGCCAACGTCAAGATGAGCATGAACCCCTTTGACGAAATCGCCGTCGAAGAGGCCGTGCGCCTGAAAGAAAAGGGCCTGGTGACCGAGATCGTCGCCGTCTCCTGCGGTGTGGACAAGTGCCAGGAAACCCTGCGCACCGCCATGGCCATCGGCGCTGACCGTGGCATCCTGGTCGAGACCGACGCCGAGCTGCAGCCCCTGGCCGTGGCCAAGCTGCTCAAGGCCGTGGTCGATAAAGAGCAGCCCAGCCTCATCATCCTGGGCAAGCAGGCGATCGACGACGACGCCAACCAGGTCGGCCAGATGCTCGCCGCCCTGGGCGACCTGCCGCAAGCGACCTTCGCCTCCAAGGTCGAGCTCGCTGCCGACAAGGCCAGCGTGACGCGTGAAGTCGATGGCGGCCTGGAGACCGTGGCCCTGGCCCTGCCGGCCGTGGTCACCACCGACCTGCGCCTGAACGAGCCGCGCTACGTCACCCTGCCCAACATCATGAAGGCGAAGAAGAAGCCGCTGGAGACCGTCAAGCCCGCCGACCTCGGCGTGGACGTGGCCCCGCGCCTCAAGACCCTGAAGGTGGCTGAGCCCGCCAAGCGCGGCGCCGGCGTCAAGGTGCCCGACGTCGCCACCCTGGTGGCCAAGCTCAAGAACGAAGCCAAAGTCATCTAAGGCGCCAAGGAGTAAAGAACATGACCGTACTCGTTATTGCTGAACACGACAACGCCTCGCTGAAGGCGGCCACGCTCAATACCGTCACCGCCGCCCTGGCTTGTGGTGGCGACGTGCACGTGCTCGTCGCCGGTGAAGGCGCAGCCGCTGCCGCCCAGGCCGCCGCCCAGATCGCTGGCGTGGCCAAGGTGCTGCACGCCGACGGCGCTGCCCTCAAGGACGGCCTGGCCGAAGCCCTGGCCGCCCAGGTGCTGGCCGTGGCCGGCAACTACAGCCACATCCTGTTCCCGGCGACCGCCAGCGGCAAGAACGTGGCCCCGCGCGTGGCTGCCAAGCTCGACGTGGCGCAAATTTCCGACATCACCAAGGTCGTCGCCGCCGACACCTTCGAGCGCCCGATCTACGCCGGCAACGCCATCGCCACCGTGCAGTCTGGCGACGCCGTCAAGGTGCTCACCGTGCGTGGCACCGGCTTTGACGCCGCCGCCACCGGTGGCGCCGCCACTGTGGAGAGCGTTGCTGCCGTCGCTGCCAGCGGCAAGAGCAGCTTTGTCGGCCGCGAGATCTCCAAGAACGACCGCCCCGAGCTGACTGCCGCCAAGATCATCGTCTCCGGTGGCCGCGCCCTGGGCAGCAGCGAGAAGTTCAACGAAGTCATCACCCCGCTGGCCGACAAGCTCGGCGCTGCCATTGGTGCTTCGCGCGCTGCCGTCGATGCCGGCTACGCCCCGAACGACCTGCAAGTGGGCCAGACCGGCAAGATCGTCGCGCCCCAGCTGTACGTGGCCTGCGGCATCTCCGGCGCCATCCAGCACCTGGCCGGCATGAAGGACTCCAAGGTCATCGTGGCGATCAACAAAGACCCGGAAGCGCCGATTTTCTCGGTGGCCGACTACGGCCTGGAAGCCGACCTGTTCACGGCTGTGCCGGAACTGGTGAAGGCGCTGTAAACCGCCGCGCTGCACACAAGGCATCGCTTGCGATGCCTTTTTTTTGACTGCCTTGCCGCCCCCGCTTTTTTTGCATTGGAGACCCCATGAGCTACACCGCCCCCGTCAAAGACATGCTGTTTGCGATGGAACACCTGGCCCGCATCGACCAGGTGGCGCAGATCCCCGGTTTTGAAGACGCTGGCCTGGAGACGGCTGCCGCCGTGCTGGAGGAATGCGCCAAGTTCAACGAGGGCGTGGTGGCGCCGCTGAACTTCGAGGGCGACAAGAACCCCTCGTCCTGGGCGGACGGCCAGGTCACGACCAGCCCTGGCTTCAAGCAGGCGTTTGCCCAGTTTGCCGAGGGCGGCTGGCAGGGGCTGCAGCACCCGGTCGATTGCGGTGGCCAGGGCCTGCCCAAGACCATAGGCGCTGCCTGTGTCGAGATGATCAACAGCGCCAACCTGAGCTTTGCCCTGTGCCCGCTGCTGACCGACGGCGCCATCGAGGCCCTGCTGACCGCTGGCAGCGACGCCCTCAAGGCCACCTACCTGGAAAAGCTGGTGTCCGGCCAATGGACAGGCACCATGAACCTGACCGAGCCCCAGGCGGGCTCCGACCTGGCGCTGGTGCGCACCAAGGCCGAGCCCCAGGCCGACGGCACGTACAAAATTTTTGGCACCAAGATTTTCATCACCTACGGTGAGCACGACATGGCCGAGAACATCGTGCACCTGGTGCTCGCGCGCGTGGCCGGCGCGCCCGAGGGCGTCAAGGGCATCAGCCTGTTCGTCGTGCCCAAGTTCATGGTCAATGCGGACGGCAGCCTGGGCGCGCGCAACGACGCGCACTGCGTGAGCATCGAGCACAAGCTCGGCATCAAGGCCAGCCCGACGGCAGTGCTGCAGTTTGGCGACCACGGCGGCGCCATCGGCTACCTGGTGGGCGAAGAAAACCGGGGCCTGGAGTACATGTTCATCATGATGAACGCCGCGCGCTACGGCGTCGGCCTGCAGGGCATTGCCGTGGCCGAGCGTTCGTACCAACATGCGGTGGCGTACGCCCGCGAGCGCGTGCAAAGCCGCCCGGTCGATGGTTCGATCAAGGCCAGCGCGGCCATCATCCACCACCCGGACGTGCGCCGTATGCTCATGACGATGCGCGCCTACACCGAAGCCTGCCGCGCCATGGCCAGCGTCGCTGCCGCCGCGTTCGACGCCGCGCACCACCACCCCGACGCCCAGGTGCGCAGCGACAACGCCGCGTTCTACGAATTCCTGGTGCCGCTGGTCAAGGGCTACAGCACCGAGATGAGCCAGGAAGTCACCAGCCTGGGCGTGCAGGTGCACGGCGGCATGGGCTTCATCGAGGAAACCGGCGCCGCCCAGTACTACCGCGACAGCAAAATTCTGACCATCTACGAAGGCACGACCGCCATCCAGGCCAACGACCTGGTGGGCCGCAAGACGGCCCGCGACGGCGGCCAGATGGCCCGCGCCGTTGCCGCACAAATCGCCAAGACCGAGGCCGAGCTGACCGAAACCGGTACGCCCGCCGCCCTGGCCGTGGCGCGCGAGCTGGCCGCTGCGCGCGCCGCCTACCTGGAGGTGGTGGACTTCGTTGCCGGCCAGACCAAGGCCCAGCCCAACGCCGTCTACGCTGCCAGCGTGCCCTACCTGATGCTCGCCGGCAACCTCGTCGCCGGCTGGCAAATGGGCCGCGCCCTGCTGGTGGCGCAGGCCAAGGCCGCCGCCGGCGAGGAGGTGGACTTCATGCAGGCCAAGGTGATCACGGCGCGTTTCTACGCCGAGCACATCCTGGTCAAGGCCGCCGGCCTGCGCAGCGCCATCCTGCACGGTGGCGAGAGCGTGTGCGCCCTGCCGCTGGAGGCTTTCTAAACCGGGGCCTGGCCTGAGGTTGCTATAAAAACAAGAGCTGCTAGCGCTTGATGGATAAGCGTTAGCGGCTCTTTTTATTGGAAAAAGGAGTTTGCTATGTCTCTGCCCCCACTGCTGCAAAAGCTGCGCCTGCCCGTCATTGCGTCCCCCATGTTCATCGTCAGCACGCCGGCGCTGGTGATTGCGCAATGCCAGGCCGGCATCGTCGGCTCCATGCCGGCGCTCAACGCCCGCCCGGCGGCGCAGCTCGCGGACTGGCTGGCCGAAATCACCGAAACCCTGGCCGCCTGGGACAAGGCGCACCCCGAGTCGCCGGCCGCGCCCTTTGCCATCAACCAGATCGTGCACAAGAGCAACGACCGCCTGGAGCACGACATGCAGGTCTGCGCCCAGTACAAGGTGCCGCTGGTCATCACCAGCCTGGGCGCGCGCGAGGACGTGAACCAGGCCGTGCACGGCTGGGGCGGCCTGGTGCTGCACGACGTCATCAACAACAAGTTCGCGCACAAGGCGATTGACAAGGGCGCCGACGGCCTGATCGCCGTGGCCACCGGCGCCGGCGGCCACGCCGGGGTGAAAAACCCGTTCCCGCTGGTGCAGGAGATCCGCCAGTGGTTCGACGGCCCGCTGGCGCTCTCGGGCGCCATCGCCACGGGCGACGCCGTGCTCGCCGCCCAGGCTTGCGGCGCGGACTTGGCCTACATCGGCTCGGCCTTCATCGCCACCGAGGAAGCGCGCGCGCAGGATGCGTACAAGCAGGCCATCGTCGATGGCAGCTCTGACGACATCGTCTACACCAACCTCTTTACCGGCGTGCACGGCAACTACCTGGCGCCGTCGATCCGCGCTGCCGGGCTCGACCCCGAGCACCTGCCCGAGTCCGACCCCAGCAAGATGAACTTTGGCGGCAATGCGGCGGCCAAGGCGTGGAAGGATATCTGGGGCTGCGGCCAGGGCATTGGCGCCGTCAACGCCGTGCTGCCCGCCGCCGAGCTGGTGGCGCGCCTGGAGCGCGAATACCGCGCCGCGCGCTCGCGCCTGGCGCTATAGGCCGGGGCGGCGAAACAAGCCGTCGAGCAGCGGCGCGAGCGCGGGAAACTCCGCCGCAAAGCGCGTGCGCTGCACGCAGTAGGCTTCGCAGGCCACGGCGAAGAACTCTTCTGGCGCCGTGGCGCCATAGGCATCGAGCCAGGGGCGGGGGCCGCCAAAACGCTGGGCGATGATGGTCTGCTCACGAAACGCCGCGTAGGCTGGCGCCCAGGCGTCGTGCCAGCGCTGGCGCGCGGCGCTGGCGCTGGCCTCGCCCATGAAGCCGGCGGGCAGCGGCGGGTAGCCGTCGGCGCGGCCGTTGCGCATGTCGATCTTGTGCGCGCATTCATGGACGACGACGTTGTGGCCGTGCGCCCAGCTGTGCGCACACTGCTGTACCGCCTGCCAGCTGAGCATGATGGGGCCGCCCTGCATGGCCTCGCCCATCAGCTCCTCGTGGTAGTGGTGCACCACGCCGGCTTCGTCGATGGCGCTGCGCCGCGCCAGCGCGTCGCCCGGCTGCACGACGATGCCGACAAAGTCGTCGTACCAGGTAATGGCTTTTTCGGGTGGATCCAGGTGCAGCAGCGGCAGGCAGGCCTGGGCGGCAATCTGCAGTGCCATGGCGTCGCTCACCTCCAGGCCGTGGGCGCCAGAAAACTCCTTGCGCTGCAAGAACAGCGCCGCCAGGGCGCGCAGGCGGGCTTGCTCGGCCAGGCTCAGGGCCGTCAGGAAGGGGTAGGGCGCCAGGGCGGCGAGCCACAGCGGGGCGTCGATGGCGGGCAGGGGGGCGAAGCGGGCGCGCAGGCGACGTAAAAAATGCATGGCCCGTTAACCTAAATCCGGCAGTTGGATGCGCCCGTCAGTGCTGTGATGGGTGTGCCAGGCAAGACGAGAGGACGCCGCGCACTCCTGTGCGCAAGGACGAGCAACGCAGCATGGCGCGGCCAGCACGGTGCTGGCGGGTGCATAGCGCTCTTACCCAATAAGTGAAGCCTGCCGGAGCCAAAAATGTCAAAGCGCATAAGGTGTTATTGAGGGTTGCAAGCGATCAACTGCCGGATTTGGGTTAACTGGGGGCGAGGTGGATGCGCT
This DNA window, taken from Acidovorax sp. HDW3, encodes the following:
- a CDS encoding zinc-dependent peptidase translates to MHFLRRLRARFAPLPAIDAPLWLAALAPYPFLTALSLAEQARLRALAALFLQRKEFSGAHGLEVSDAMALQIAAQACLPLLHLDPPEKAITWYDDFVGIVVQPGDALARRSAIDEAGVVHHYHEELMGEAMQGGPIMLSWQAVQQCAHSWAHGHNVVVHECAHKIDMRNGRADGYPPLPAGFMGEASASAARQRWHDAWAPAYAAFREQTIIAQRFGGPRPWLDAYGATAPEEFFAVACEAYCVQRTRFAAEFPALAPLLDGLFRRPGL
- a CDS encoding nitronate monooxygenase family protein, encoding MSLPPLLQKLRLPVIASPMFIVSTPALVIAQCQAGIVGSMPALNARPAAQLADWLAEITETLAAWDKAHPESPAAPFAINQIVHKSNDRLEHDMQVCAQYKVPLVITSLGAREDVNQAVHGWGGLVLHDVINNKFAHKAIDKGADGLIAVATGAGGHAGVKNPFPLVQEIRQWFDGPLALSGAIATGDAVLAAQACGADLAYIGSAFIATEEARAQDAYKQAIVDGSSDDIVYTNLFTGVHGNYLAPSIRAAGLDPEHLPESDPSKMNFGGNAAAKAWKDIWGCGQGIGAVNAVLPAAELVARLEREYRAARSRLAL
- a CDS encoding electron transfer flavoprotein subunit alpha/FixB family protein, with product MTVLVIAEHDNASLKAATLNTVTAALACGGDVHVLVAGEGAAAAAQAAAQIAGVAKVLHADGAALKDGLAEALAAQVLAVAGNYSHILFPATASGKNVAPRVAAKLDVAQISDITKVVAADTFERPIYAGNAIATVQSGDAVKVLTVRGTGFDAAATGGAATVESVAAVAASGKSSFVGREISKNDRPELTAAKIIVSGGRALGSSEKFNEVITPLADKLGAAIGASRAAVDAGYAPNDLQVGQTGKIVAPQLYVACGISGAIQHLAGMKDSKVIVAINKDPEAPIFSVADYGLEADLFTAVPELVKAL
- a CDS encoding electron transfer flavoprotein subunit beta/FixA family protein, whose protein sequence is MKVLVAVKRVVDYNVKVRVNSDNTGVDIANVKMSMNPFDEIAVEEAVRLKEKGLVTEIVAVSCGVDKCQETLRTAMAIGADRGILVETDAELQPLAVAKLLKAVVDKEQPSLIILGKQAIDDDANQVGQMLAALGDLPQATFASKVELAADKASVTREVDGGLETVALALPAVVTTDLRLNEPRYVTLPNIMKAKKKPLETVKPADLGVDVAPRLKTLKVAEPAKRGAGVKVPDVATLVAKLKNEAKVI
- a CDS encoding acyl-CoA dehydrogenase; this translates as MSYTAPVKDMLFAMEHLARIDQVAQIPGFEDAGLETAAAVLEECAKFNEGVVAPLNFEGDKNPSSWADGQVTTSPGFKQAFAQFAEGGWQGLQHPVDCGGQGLPKTIGAACVEMINSANLSFALCPLLTDGAIEALLTAGSDALKATYLEKLVSGQWTGTMNLTEPQAGSDLALVRTKAEPQADGTYKIFGTKIFITYGEHDMAENIVHLVLARVAGAPEGVKGISLFVVPKFMVNADGSLGARNDAHCVSIEHKLGIKASPTAVLQFGDHGGAIGYLVGEENRGLEYMFIMMNAARYGVGLQGIAVAERSYQHAVAYARERVQSRPVDGSIKASAAIIHHPDVRRMLMTMRAYTEACRAMASVAAAAFDAAHHHPDAQVRSDNAAFYEFLVPLVKGYSTEMSQEVTSLGVQVHGGMGFIEETGAAQYYRDSKILTIYEGTTAIQANDLVGRKTARDGGQMARAVAAQIAKTEAELTETGTPAALAVARELAAARAAYLEVVDFVAGQTKAQPNAVYAASVPYLMLAGNLVAGWQMGRALLVAQAKAAAGEEVDFMQAKVITARFYAEHILVKAAGLRSAILHGGESVCALPLEAF